DNA from Clostridia bacterium:
TTGTAAGCTTTGGCGCTTCCTGGCCTATGAATGTGATGAAGTCTTACAAGGCACGCACCACCAAAGGAAAGAGTCTGGCATTTTTGTGCCTGATTCTGTTTGGCTACATTGCAGGCATTGCGTCCAAGCTGATTAACGAGAGCTACATGGCACAGTTTGCCTCCAAATGGTATGTGCTGTTCTTCTACGTTTTAAACTTTGTGATGGTTGGTGCGGATTTACTTCTCTATATCCGTAATTACCGTCTGGACAAGAAAGGAGCACAATAATGCAAATAGCCAAGGACTTAAAATACAGCACATACGACGCTTGTCTTTTAGATATTTACAGTCCCGAGCAGGAAACAAATGACGTGTTTTTGTATTTCCACGGCGGCGGATTGGAAAACGGCGACAAAAGAGACATTCGTTTTCACGGTGACCTGGTGGAAAAGGGTGTGATTCTGGCAACTGCCAATTACAGAATGTACCCCGATGCAAAATTCCCCGACTTTTTGGAGGATGCGGCACAGGCAGTCGCTTTCCTGCAAAAGCGATACCCGAACAAACGTTTGTTTGTAGGCGGAAGCTCGGCAGGCGGTTATATATCCATGATGCTTTGCTTTGACGACAGATATTTACTGCAGGCGGGTGTAAAGCCCGATTCTGTTGCAGGATATGTGCATGATGCAGGTCAGCCCACCACCCACTTCAATGTGTTGCGCGAAAGAGGACTTGACACACAGCGCCTG
Protein-coding regions in this window:
- a CDS encoding alpha/beta hydrolase, translating into MQIAKDLKYSTYDACLLDIYSPEQETNDVFLYFHGGGLENGDKRDIRFHGDLVEKGVILATANYRMYPDAKFPDFLEDAAQAVAFLQKRYPNKRLFVGGSSAGGYISMMLCFDDRYLLQAGVKPDSVAGYVHDAGQPTTHFNVLRERGLDTQRLIIDEAAPAYFVGLKEKCPPMLIFVADNDMHCRLEQTQMLCKTLEHYKLGYELKLMHSRHCGYVNKQEEDGRYLYADLLYDFFKKRNVKKVRIAKTRV